A single genomic interval of Saccharothrix saharensis harbors:
- a CDS encoding C40 family peptidase translates to MLKIGIAVVAVVAVVAVTVTNGVSTVLKENTPTEGAAGIRMASCNASLGPWGGGGEEKGRREAERLTEEQRTTVANIISIGRKRELPPLAWQIAIQAGMTESGLRSLDYGDRDSLGIFQMRPSMGWGSPEEVTDPEYAINKFYDVLLKLPDWEEQRPGDSAQDVERSAFPDRYHNWEAMAAFLISKEGDVSDPAGCGESVGDFLLASNAAGTAIEFTKQQLGEPYLWGGNGPDAWDCSGILVKAFAAAGVKIPRVANDQYMSGGAYLPVREAKAGDLIFWATNPANPVTVHHVAMYLGGDEYIHAPQTGDVVKISKINWDYHELMPLAVRPGV, encoded by the coding sequence ATGCTCAAGATCGGGATCGCGGTCGTCGCGGTGGTGGCCGTGGTGGCGGTGACCGTCACCAACGGCGTGTCCACCGTGCTCAAGGAGAACACCCCGACCGAGGGAGCCGCCGGCATCCGGATGGCGAGCTGCAACGCCTCGCTCGGACCCTGGGGCGGTGGCGGTGAGGAGAAGGGGCGCCGGGAGGCCGAACGGCTCACCGAGGAGCAGCGCACGACCGTCGCCAACATCATCTCCATCGGCCGCAAGCGCGAGCTGCCGCCGCTGGCGTGGCAGATCGCGATCCAGGCGGGCATGACCGAGTCGGGGCTGCGCAGCCTGGACTACGGCGACCGGGACTCGCTGGGCATCTTCCAGATGCGCCCGTCGATGGGCTGGGGCTCGCCGGAAGAGGTCACCGACCCCGAGTACGCGATCAACAAGTTCTACGACGTGCTGCTCAAGCTGCCGGACTGGGAGGAGCAGCGGCCGGGCGACTCGGCCCAGGACGTGGAGCGGTCGGCGTTCCCCGACCGGTACCACAACTGGGAGGCCATGGCCGCGTTCCTGATCAGCAAGGAGGGCGACGTCAGCGACCCGGCCGGGTGCGGGGAGAGCGTCGGCGACTTCCTGCTGGCGTCCAACGCGGCGGGCACCGCGATCGAGTTCACCAAGCAGCAGCTCGGTGAGCCGTACCTGTGGGGCGGCAACGGCCCGGACGCGTGGGACTGCTCCGGCATCCTGGTCAAGGCGTTCGCGGCGGCCGGGGTGAAGATCCCGCGCGTGGCGAACGACCAGTACATGTCCGGTGGCGCGTACCTGCCGGTGCGCGAGGCCAAGGCCGGTGACCTGATCTTCTGGGCCACCAACCCGGCCAACCCGGTCACGGTCCACCACGTCGCCATGTACCTGGGCGGCGACGAGTACATCCACGCGCCGCAGACCGGTGACGTGGTGAAGATCAGCAAGATCAACTGGGACTACCACGAGTTGATGCCGCTGGCCGTTCGGCCGGGCGTGTAG